One Curtobacterium sp. BH-2-1-1 genomic region harbors:
- a CDS encoding LysR family transcriptional regulator, with protein MLDVRRLVLLRELSIRGTIAAVAEAVNFTPSAVSQQLSALEREAGVPLLRKAGRRLQLTPQAEVLVQAAGHVLDVLERAQSEVEETMPTVQGRIRVAVFQSAALALMPNALHAMATEHPDVRIEMVQREPETALHETWIRDFDMVIAEQYPAHAAPRLPGLQREDLTTDAVRLALPPVDTALAPVSSIEDAAALPWVMEPRGTASRHFAEQVCRRWGFEPDVRYETADLQTQIRLVESGNAASLMPDLMWTGRTTTCRLVELPEHPRRTIFTVVRAAGSSSPAVRALRSALERAAATVGD; from the coding sequence ATGCTCGACGTCCGCCGCCTGGTCCTCCTCCGGGAGCTCTCGATCCGTGGCACGATCGCCGCCGTGGCCGAGGCCGTGAACTTCACGCCGTCGGCCGTCTCGCAGCAGCTCTCCGCCCTGGAACGCGAGGCCGGCGTGCCCCTGCTCCGCAAGGCCGGACGGCGGCTCCAGCTCACCCCGCAGGCCGAGGTGCTCGTCCAGGCCGCGGGGCACGTGCTCGACGTCCTCGAGCGGGCGCAGTCCGAGGTCGAGGAGACCATGCCGACCGTGCAGGGTCGGATCCGGGTGGCGGTGTTCCAGTCCGCGGCGCTCGCCCTGATGCCGAACGCCCTGCACGCGATGGCGACGGAGCACCCGGACGTCCGCATCGAGATGGTGCAGCGCGAGCCGGAGACCGCACTGCACGAGACGTGGATCCGGGACTTCGACATGGTCATCGCCGAGCAGTACCCCGCGCACGCGGCACCGAGGCTCCCCGGACTGCAGCGCGAGGACCTCACGACCGACGCCGTCCGTCTGGCGCTGCCCCCGGTCGACACGGCCCTCGCACCGGTGTCGTCGATCGAGGACGCCGCGGCGCTGCCGTGGGTGATGGAGCCTCGAGGGACCGCGTCGCGGCACTTCGCCGAGCAGGTCTGCCGTCGCTGGGGCTTCGAGCCCGACGTGCGGTACGAGACCGCCGACCTGCAGACGCAGATCCGGCTCGTCGAGTCCGGCAACGCCGCGAGCCTCATGCCGGACCTCATGTGGACGGGCCGGACCACGACGTGCCGGTTGGTGGAGCTGCCGGAGCACCCGCGGCGGACGATCTTCACGGTGGTCCGCGCGGCCGGGTCCTCGTCGCCGGCGGTCCGCGCCCTCCGCTCGGCCCTCGAGCGCGCTGCCGCGACCGTCGGCGACTGA
- a CDS encoding acyl-CoA dehydrogenase family protein: MSLTTAIPVLLESDFYRFQEGLTDQERESLGRLRTYLESDVRPIADEYWARAEFPMQVITPLSELGMYGPGIPLVRQFENSAVYRGWAALELGRVDASVATFIGVQSGLAMNSIAVAGSDEQQQEWLPRMASGELVGAFGLTEPLSGSDSARGLRTTARREGDTWVLDGEKRWIGNATFADVVVIWAKDVADGQVKGFLVTTDTPGFTATKIEDKIALRGVQNADIVMTGVRVPESRRLQHADSFRATAEVLRLTRTEVAWQAIGIAVGAYEAALDYARSRVQFGKPIAAHQMVQDLLVKSLANITASIALCTQASAMQDAGTGADEHSAMAKAFATAKMRETVGWCREVQGGNGIVLQKGVARFFADAEAIYSYEGTREVNTLIVGRAITGQAAFV, translated from the coding sequence ATGTCACTGACGACGGCCATCCCCGTGCTCCTCGAGTCCGACTTCTACCGGTTCCAGGAGGGGTTGACCGACCAGGAGCGCGAGTCACTCGGACGGCTGCGCACGTACCTCGAGTCCGACGTGCGCCCGATCGCGGACGAGTACTGGGCGCGCGCCGAGTTCCCGATGCAGGTGATCACGCCGCTGTCCGAGCTCGGCATGTACGGGCCGGGCATCCCGCTCGTCCGGCAGTTCGAGAACTCGGCCGTCTACCGCGGGTGGGCGGCGCTCGAGCTCGGGCGTGTGGACGCCAGCGTCGCGACGTTCATCGGGGTGCAGTCCGGGCTGGCGATGAACTCGATCGCGGTGGCCGGCAGTGACGAGCAGCAGCAGGAGTGGTTGCCGCGGATGGCCTCCGGCGAGCTCGTCGGGGCGTTCGGGCTGACCGAGCCGCTGTCCGGCAGCGACTCCGCTCGGGGGCTCCGTACGACGGCCCGGCGCGAGGGCGACACGTGGGTGCTCGACGGCGAGAAGCGCTGGATCGGCAATGCGACCTTCGCGGACGTCGTCGTGATCTGGGCGAAGGACGTCGCCGATGGTCAGGTGAAGGGCTTCCTCGTCACGACGGACACGCCGGGGTTCACGGCGACGAAGATCGAGGACAAGATCGCACTCCGCGGGGTGCAGAACGCCGACATCGTCATGACCGGCGTCCGGGTGCCGGAGTCGCGCCGGCTGCAGCACGCCGACTCGTTCCGCGCGACCGCCGAAGTGCTCCGCCTGACCCGCACCGAGGTGGCGTGGCAGGCGATCGGCATCGCGGTCGGCGCCTACGAGGCCGCGCTCGACTACGCCCGCTCCCGCGTGCAGTTCGGCAAGCCGATCGCAGCGCACCAGATGGTGCAGGACCTGCTCGTGAAGTCCCTCGCGAACATCACCGCGTCGATCGCACTGTGCACGCAGGCGTCGGCGATGCAGGACGCCGGCACCGGTGCCGACGAGCACTCGGCGATGGCGAAGGCGTTCGCGACGGCGAAGATGCGCGAGACCGTGGGGTGGTGCCGCGAGGTGCAGGGCGGGAACGGGATCGTGCTCCAGAAGGGTGTTGCGCGGTTCTTCGCCGACGCCGAGGCGATCTACTCGTACGAGGGGACGCGCGAGGTGAACACGCTCATCGTGGGGCGGGCGATCACGGGGCAGGCTGCGTTCGTCTGA
- a CDS encoding proline dehydrogenase family protein gives MTTLHEHPATDHDALADQSVALVRQWLAEAETYPVDGSAKQLAGVLADPAGLDFAVGFVDGVVRPEDLGVAARKLRAIAPGAPGFLPAALRGLVRLGGGMAPALPGVVVPIARRVLRDMVGHLIVDATDAKLGPAIAKIKRDGVRLNVNLLGEAVLGEGEAARRLEGTHKLLARDDVDYVSIKVSSTVHPHSPWAFDHAVEDIIEKLRPLFRRAASASPAKFINLDMEEYKDLDLTIAVFTKLLDEPEFLGLEAGIVLQAYLPDALAAMEHLQEWSAARRARGGAGIKVRLVKGANLPMEQVEASVHGWPLATWHTKQDSDTNYKRVLDWALTPSRIENVRVGVAGHNLFDVAHAWLLAGERGVRDGIEFEMLLGMAQGQASAVKNTVGSLLLYTPVVHPQEFDVAIAYLIRRLEEGASQENFMSAVFSLVSSPALFAREEERFRTSLAPLAQPGGLDAPASHRVADRYAAVGRPGPGHFENTPDSDPSVAAVRSWGAAITDRVASSTLGVRAVQEARVDSATALDTALGRVRDAGAVWGTWSGAARGAVLHAVGDALEANRAALVEVMASETGKTIDQADPEVSEAIDFAHFYGSLASELDEVDGASFTPAALTLVAPPWNFPVAIPAGSTLAALAAGSAVVLKPAPPAERSGAVLASIIETALDAMGAPADVLAFLQVSENDLGQQLVASPLVDRVILTGAYETASLFRSFRPDLPLLAETSGKNAIIVTPSADLDLAVKDVVASAFGHAGQKCSAASLVVLVGSVATSRRFRSQLMDAVSSLTVGYPTDPTTQMGPVIEPAAGKLLDGLTTLGAGESWAVQPAKLDDSGTLWSPGVRDGVRRGSAFHRTEYFGPILGIMTARTLDEAIDIVNEVDYGLTSGLHSLDRAEIGTWLGRIEAGNLYVNRGITGAIVRRQPFGGWKKSAVGAGTKAGGLNYLLGLGSWAPAPAVSGSSPSSAVAAFVRAAGVESPSLDRAVASDEQAWASLFGTATDVSALTAERNIARYLPYPAVRVRLASSSADGVADLVRVIAAAVRAGTTIDVSTVSTLPTGVASAVRALPSVRSLTQSHSDAAFASAVASGPSGRVRLIGGDTSALYTAIGGRPDVAVYGEPVTEAGRLEILPFVREQAVSITAHRFGTPNHLTDDLI, from the coding sequence ATGACGACCCTGCACGAGCACCCCGCCACCGACCACGACGCCCTCGCGGACCAGTCCGTCGCGCTCGTGCGACAGTGGCTCGCCGAAGCCGAGACCTACCCGGTCGACGGCTCGGCGAAGCAACTCGCCGGAGTGCTCGCCGACCCCGCCGGCCTCGACTTCGCCGTCGGGTTCGTCGACGGCGTCGTCCGCCCCGAGGACCTCGGCGTCGCCGCACGCAAGCTCCGTGCGATCGCGCCCGGTGCGCCCGGCTTCCTGCCCGCCGCACTCCGCGGGCTCGTCCGACTCGGCGGCGGGATGGCACCGGCACTGCCCGGCGTCGTCGTCCCGATCGCCCGCCGCGTGCTCCGCGACATGGTCGGCCACCTGATCGTCGACGCGACCGACGCCAAGCTCGGGCCGGCCATCGCGAAGATCAAGCGCGACGGCGTCCGGCTCAACGTCAACCTGCTCGGCGAGGCCGTCCTCGGCGAGGGTGAAGCAGCTCGCCGACTCGAGGGCACGCACAAGCTCCTCGCCCGCGACGACGTCGACTACGTGTCGATCAAGGTCTCCTCCACCGTGCACCCGCACTCCCCGTGGGCGTTCGACCACGCGGTCGAGGACATCATCGAGAAGCTCCGCCCGCTGTTCCGCCGGGCCGCGTCGGCGTCCCCGGCGAAGTTCATCAACCTCGACATGGAGGAGTACAAGGACCTCGACCTCACCATCGCGGTCTTCACGAAGCTCCTCGACGAGCCGGAGTTCCTCGGCCTCGAAGCCGGCATCGTGCTCCAGGCGTACCTGCCCGACGCGCTCGCCGCGATGGAGCACCTGCAGGAGTGGTCCGCCGCCCGCCGTGCCCGCGGCGGCGCCGGCATCAAGGTCCGCCTCGTCAAGGGCGCCAACCTGCCGATGGAGCAGGTCGAGGCGTCGGTGCACGGCTGGCCGCTCGCCACCTGGCACACCAAGCAGGACTCCGACACCAACTACAAGCGCGTGCTCGACTGGGCGCTGACGCCGTCGCGCATCGAGAACGTCCGCGTCGGGGTCGCCGGCCACAACCTCTTCGACGTCGCGCACGCCTGGCTGCTCGCCGGGGAGCGCGGCGTCCGGGACGGCATCGAGTTCGAGATGCTGCTCGGCATGGCGCAGGGGCAGGCTTCTGCGGTCAAGAACACCGTCGGATCGCTCCTGCTCTACACGCCCGTCGTGCACCCGCAGGAGTTCGACGTCGCGATCGCGTACCTGATCCGCCGCCTCGAGGAAGGCGCGTCGCAGGAGAACTTCATGTCCGCGGTGTTCTCCCTGGTGTCCTCGCCCGCCCTGTTCGCCCGCGAAGAGGAGCGCTTCCGCACGTCGCTCGCCCCCCTCGCACAGCCCGGTGGGCTCGATGCCCCCGCATCGCACCGCGTCGCCGACCGCTACGCCGCCGTCGGTCGCCCCGGCCCGGGGCACTTCGAGAACACGCCGGACAGCGACCCGTCGGTCGCCGCGGTGCGATCGTGGGGTGCGGCCATCACGGACCGGGTCGCCTCGTCGACGCTCGGCGTCCGTGCCGTCCAGGAGGCGCGGGTCGACTCCGCCACGGCGCTCGACACCGCGCTCGGTCGCGTCCGGGACGCCGGTGCCGTCTGGGGGACCTGGTCCGGTGCCGCGCGTGGCGCGGTGCTCCACGCCGTCGGCGACGCCCTCGAGGCGAACCGGGCGGCCCTCGTCGAGGTGATGGCGTCGGAGACCGGCAAGACCATCGACCAGGCCGACCCCGAGGTGTCCGAGGCGATCGACTTCGCGCACTTCTACGGTTCGCTCGCGTCCGAGCTCGACGAGGTCGACGGTGCGTCCTTCACCCCGGCCGCCCTCACGCTCGTCGCGCCGCCGTGGAACTTCCCGGTCGCGATCCCCGCCGGGTCCACCCTCGCCGCGCTCGCCGCCGGGTCCGCCGTCGTGCTGAAGCCCGCGCCGCCCGCCGAGCGCTCCGGTGCCGTCCTCGCGTCGATCATCGAGACCGCGCTCGACGCCATGGGCGCACCGGCCGACGTGCTCGCGTTCCTGCAGGTGTCCGAGAACGACCTCGGGCAGCAGCTCGTCGCGTCGCCGCTCGTCGACCGGGTGATCCTCACCGGGGCGTACGAGACCGCTTCGCTGTTCCGGTCCTTCCGGCCCGACCTGCCGCTGCTCGCCGAGACCTCGGGCAAGAACGCGATCATCGTCACCCCGTCCGCCGACCTCGACCTGGCCGTGAAGGACGTCGTCGCCTCGGCCTTCGGGCACGCCGGTCAGAAGTGCTCGGCCGCGTCCCTCGTCGTGCTCGTCGGCTCCGTCGCCACCTCGCGGCGCTTCCGCTCGCAGCTCATGGACGCGGTGTCGTCGCTGACCGTCGGCTACCCGACCGACCCCACGACGCAGATGGGCCCGGTCATCGAGCCCGCCGCCGGCAAACTCCTGGACGGCCTGACGACGCTCGGCGCGGGGGAGTCGTGGGCCGTGCAGCCCGCGAAGCTCGACGACTCCGGCACGCTCTGGAGCCCCGGCGTCCGTGACGGTGTCCGCCGCGGGTCGGCGTTCCACCGCACGGAGTACTTCGGGCCGATCCTCGGCATCATGACCGCGCGCACGCTGGACGAGGCGATCGACATCGTCAACGAGGTCGACTACGGCTTGACATCCGGCCTGCACTCCCTCGACCGCGCCGAGATCGGCACCTGGCTCGGGCGCATCGAGGCGGGCAACCTCTACGTCAACCGTGGCATCACGGGCGCGATCGTCCGACGCCAGCCGTTCGGCGGGTGGAAGAAGTCGGCCGTCGGTGCCGGGACGAAGGCCGGTGGGCTGAACTACCTGCTCGGGCTCGGGTCGTGGGCGCCTGCTCCGGCCGTGTCCGGTTCGTCTCCGTCGTCTGCGGTCGCCGCGTTCGTCCGTGCCGCGGGGGTGGAGTCGCCGTCGCTCGACCGGGCCGTGGCGTCCGACGAGCAGGCGTGGGCGTCGCTGTTCGGCACGGCGACCGACGTATCCGCGCTGACGGCGGAACGGAACATCGCGCGGTACCTGCCGTACCCGGCGGTGCGGGTGCGCCTGGCATCGTCGTCGGCCGACGGGGTCGCCGATCTCGTCCGTGTGATCGCAGCGGCGGTCCGAGCCGGCACCACGATCGACGTCTCGACCGTGTCGACCCTGCCGACCGGTGTCGCATCGGCCGTCCGGGCGCTGCCGAGCGTCCGGTCGCTGACGCAGTCGCACTCCGACGCGGCGTTCGCCTCGGCGGTGGCGAGTGGTCCGTCCGGGCGCGTGCGGCTCATCGGTGGCGACACGTCGGCGCTGTACACGGCGATCGGTGGTCGGCCGGACGTGGCCGTGTACGGGGAGCCGGTGACCGAGGCCGGGCGCCTCGAGATCTTGCCGTTCGTGCGGGAGCAGGCGGTGTCGATCACGGCGCACCGCTTCGGCACGCCGAACCACTTGACGGACGACCTGATCTAG
- a CDS encoding alpha/beta fold hydrolase, translating into MTTPFSDLDQYTALPRVDGIAVSPDGSRVALTVSVLDADGTGYRRSVWAVPGTSDAAAAPVRLTRSAKGEGGVSFTRTGDLLFVSGRPDGDGDKDSDAAQLWVLPAAGGEARPVTKLAGGVGGVLGAASHTDTVAVTAGLLPGAGTDRTGVVAADAELRGRRKDRKVQAILHETYPVRFWDHDLGPDETHVLTLDLGTLQEKATTPSATAADPSDDEAGPSYPTHLPVLTDLTPAPGRSLEHVDGVVTPDGSVVVTTVGVQEARGSRSTIVAFDVATGTRTVLLDDPDVDHEMPTISHDGRTLAWVRTERFTPRGATEQEIWVARLEGSALSDARRIAVEWDRWPNELVFARDDGALLATADHDGRAPVFRLPLDGGAVEQLTHDDWAYSSLRVAAVSGTVVALRASWAAPLHPVRIEADGTVTTLATPAQLPEVPGHLEEVETTAADGSRVRGWLLLPNDDAGTAPHPLLLWIHGGPLNSWNQWSWRWNPQLAAARGYAVLLPDPALSTGYGLDFINRGWNAWGQAPFTDLMAITDVVVARDDVDETRTAAMGGSFGGYMANWVAGHTDRFRAIVTHASLWALDQFNGTTDMSQYWQSIFDETGLHENDPHRFVADITSPMLVIHGDKDYRVPIGEGLRLWSELAEHHAADDGTMPHRFLYFPDENHWVLKPQHSVVWYETVFAFLEQHVLGGEWRRPELLG; encoded by the coding sequence ATGACGACGCCGTTCTCGGACCTCGACCAGTACACAGCCCTCCCCCGCGTGGACGGGATCGCGGTGAGTCCGGACGGCTCCCGGGTCGCGCTGACCGTCAGCGTGCTCGACGCCGACGGCACGGGCTACCGGCGGTCGGTCTGGGCGGTCCCCGGAACCTCCGACGCTGCGGCCGCTCCGGTGCGCTTGACGCGCTCGGCCAAGGGCGAAGGCGGCGTCTCGTTCACGCGCACCGGTGACCTGCTGTTCGTCTCCGGCCGCCCAGACGGCGACGGCGACAAGGACAGCGACGCCGCGCAGCTCTGGGTCCTGCCCGCCGCCGGTGGTGAGGCACGTCCGGTCACGAAGCTCGCGGGCGGGGTCGGTGGGGTCCTCGGCGCCGCATCGCACACGGACACGGTCGCGGTCACGGCCGGGCTGCTGCCGGGTGCCGGCACGGACCGGACCGGCGTGGTCGCCGCCGACGCTGAGCTGCGCGGACGCCGGAAGGACCGGAAGGTGCAGGCGATCCTGCACGAGACGTACCCGGTCCGGTTCTGGGACCACGACCTCGGCCCCGACGAGACGCACGTGCTGACGCTCGACCTCGGGACGCTGCAGGAGAAGGCGACCACACCGTCAGCGACCGCCGCCGATCCCTCCGATGACGAGGCCGGGCCGTCCTACCCGACGCACCTCCCCGTGCTCACCGACCTCACCCCCGCTCCGGGCCGCTCGCTCGAACACGTCGACGGGGTCGTCACGCCGGACGGCTCGGTCGTCGTGACCACGGTCGGCGTGCAGGAAGCCCGCGGGTCCCGTTCGACGATCGTCGCGTTCGACGTCGCGACGGGCACGCGCACCGTGCTGCTCGACGACCCCGATGTCGACCACGAGATGCCGACGATCAGCCACGACGGCCGGACGCTGGCGTGGGTCCGGACCGAGCGGTTCACACCCCGCGGTGCGACCGAGCAGGAGATCTGGGTCGCCCGGCTCGAGGGGTCCGCGCTGTCCGACGCGCGGCGTATCGCGGTCGAGTGGGACCGTTGGCCGAACGAGCTCGTGTTCGCGCGCGACGACGGTGCGCTCCTGGCGACGGCGGACCACGACGGTCGCGCGCCGGTGTTCCGGCTCCCGCTCGACGGCGGCGCCGTCGAACAGCTCACCCACGACGACTGGGCGTACTCGAGCCTGCGCGTGGCGGCGGTGAGCGGGACCGTGGTGGCGCTCCGTGCCTCCTGGGCCGCGCCGCTGCACCCCGTCCGGATCGAGGCCGACGGCACCGTGACGACCCTGGCGACCCCGGCGCAGCTGCCCGAGGTGCCCGGCCACCTCGAAGAGGTCGAGACGACCGCGGCCGACGGCTCCCGCGTCCGCGGCTGGCTCCTCCTGCCGAACGACGACGCCGGCACCGCCCCGCACCCGCTGCTGCTCTGGATCCACGGCGGTCCGCTCAACTCGTGGAACCAGTGGTCCTGGCGGTGGAACCCGCAGCTCGCCGCAGCCCGCGGGTACGCCGTGCTGCTGCCGGACCCCGCACTGTCCACCGGGTACGGACTCGACTTCATCAACCGCGGCTGGAACGCGTGGGGGCAGGCGCCGTTCACCGACCTCATGGCGATCACCGACGTGGTCGTCGCCCGTGACGACGTCGACGAGACCCGGACGGCCGCGATGGGCGGGTCCTTCGGCGGCTACATGGCGAACTGGGTCGCCGGGCACACCGACCGGTTCCGGGCGATCGTCACGCACGCCAGCCTCTGGGCGCTCGACCAGTTCAACGGCACGACGGACATGTCGCAGTACTGGCAGTCGATCTTCGACGAGACCGGGCTGCACGAGAACGACCCGCACCGGTTCGTCGCGGACATCACGTCACCGATGCTCGTGATCCACGGCGACAAGGACTACCGGGTGCCGATCGGCGAGGGGCTGCGTCTCTGGTCGGAGTTGGCGGAGCACCACGCGGCGGACGACGGGACGATGCCGCACCGGTTCCTGTACTTCCCGGACGAGAACCACTGGGTGCTCAAGCCACAACACTCGGTGGTCTGGTACGAGACGGTGTTCGCGTTCCTCGAGCAGCACGTGCTCGGGGGCGAGTGGCGGCGGCCGGAGTTGCTCGGGTAG
- a CDS encoding QsdR family transcriptional regulator, which produces MYTSDSALRAFREARHTFIAGSRIDMGALATSLGVDRTSLFRWVGNRDRLLSEVLWSLAVPTFDAAAAAAAPAGAPRIIDVLDRFTADLIDAPYFRSFLTREPARALRLLTTTESDVQSRFVGRVTALVEEQRVAGAFDPTPLSAEELARLLVRISESFTYADLISGQTPDPERARATFEYVLRPTTTGVR; this is translated from the coding sequence GTGTACACATCGGATTCTGCGCTGCGCGCGTTCCGGGAGGCGCGACACACCTTCATCGCCGGCTCACGCATCGACATGGGCGCGCTCGCCACCTCGCTCGGCGTGGACCGCACGTCGCTGTTCCGGTGGGTGGGCAACCGTGACCGGTTGCTGTCCGAGGTCCTCTGGTCCCTCGCCGTGCCGACGTTCGACGCGGCCGCCGCCGCGGCTGCTCCCGCCGGAGCCCCGCGCATCATCGACGTGCTCGACCGGTTCACGGCGGACCTGATCGACGCGCCCTACTTCCGGTCCTTCCTCACCCGCGAGCCCGCACGGGCACTCCGTCTGCTGACCACCACCGAGAGCGACGTGCAGAGCCGGTTCGTCGGCCGGGTCACCGCCCTCGTCGAGGAGCAACGCGTCGCCGGTGCGTTCGACCCGACGCCACTCTCCGCCGAGGAGCTCGCCCGGCTGCTCGTCCGGATCTCCGAGTCCTTCACGTACGCCGACCTCATCTCCGGCCAGACGCCGGACCCCGAGCGCGCACGAGCCACGTTCGAGTACGTCCTCCGACCGACCACGACAGGAGTCCGATGA
- a CDS encoding VOC family protein: protein MTEPFARPTALAHVRVTVTDIHRSKAFYQQLLGTDPAIDFSDQVDEPGVREDRERFYGGSVFRLGDQVFGLRPVAPAGQRFDSETVGLDHVSFVVGSVDELHEAAARLDAAGVEHGEVTDLGDAGMVILSVQDPDDINLELAALKG, encoded by the coding sequence GTGACCGAACCGTTCGCCCGACCCACCGCACTCGCCCACGTCCGTGTGACCGTGACCGACATCCACCGCAGCAAGGCCTTCTACCAGCAGCTGCTCGGGACCGACCCGGCGATCGACTTCAGCGACCAGGTCGACGAGCCGGGCGTCCGCGAGGACCGGGAGCGCTTCTACGGCGGCAGCGTCTTCCGGCTCGGCGACCAGGTGTTCGGGCTCCGTCCAGTCGCGCCGGCGGGCCAGCGGTTCGACTCGGAGACGGTCGGCCTCGACCACGTGAGCTTCGTCGTCGGGTCGGTGGACGAACTCCACGAGGCGGCCGCGCGACTCGATGCGGCGGGGGTGGAGCACGGCGAGGTGACCGACCTCGGTGACGCGGGCATGGTCATCCTGTCGGTGCAGGACCCCGACGACATCAACCTCGAGCTGGCGGCGCTGAAGGGCTGA
- a CDS encoding thioesterase family protein — MTIADYPFVRLYPTRWNDNDMFGHVNNTIYYSAMDNAATYWFREEAGLDPFASEWIAVLVSSSCRFVESAVWPDVIEVGMRSKHLGNTSLSWEFGLFRQSDGALLATGEFAHVIIDREGARRPIPLPNDLRELVTATMATPAPSPEPEPQGR; from the coding sequence ATGACCATCGCCGACTACCCCTTCGTCCGGCTCTACCCCACCCGGTGGAACGACAACGACATGTTCGGGCACGTGAACAACACGATCTACTACAGCGCGATGGACAACGCGGCGACGTACTGGTTCCGCGAGGAAGCCGGCCTCGACCCGTTCGCGTCCGAGTGGATCGCCGTGCTCGTGTCATCGAGCTGCCGGTTCGTCGAGTCGGCGGTGTGGCCCGACGTGATCGAGGTCGGGATGCGGTCGAAGCACCTCGGGAACACGAGCCTGTCGTGGGAGTTCGGCCTGTTCCGGCAGTCCGACGGCGCGCTGCTCGCGACCGGGGAGTTCGCGCACGTCATCATCGACCGCGAGGGCGCCCGTCGGCCGATCCCCCTCCCGAACGACCTGCGCGAGCTCGTCACCGCCACGATGGCGACGCCCGCGCCGTCACCCGAGCCCGAGCCTCAGGGGCGGTAG
- a CDS encoding putative Ig domain-containing protein, with protein MRRSTSTVRRACALGTTAALIALTTGLGIATATAAHAEGADTSVPTQTAPADPTPTDAPTDTTPTDAPTDPAPTDAPTDTATDAPTSTPTSTTAPSAPARNQTPSAASTDAPVTPLAADPAVTVSGDTKVGSQLTADTTGFDEDGSFKYVWTEADAGPTPTTIAKTKTFTVDQTEAGKQLVVTVTGDLPGGGKETVTSDPSAVITQDPVFVDADGKPITEGTEADVDVLPLEATAGDPFSYTFRAQGYPAPTYKLDWYYGDEEDSADSIVESKSQADSIAIGYGFEEDDDFTVDDQLPEGITFDPTTGELSGTATLASFYDFAVTATSGDVSTTQYVELTVDHAAAFGITAFTTDEKSITARDKRIWLIQPDGSIYTVDLSTDEDGFPEELTLTPTGRPTVAQGGTLIVSGSPVDRFGNDASDFDDEGNPTFVPTVTSNVATDVVAPYEENGAEGQGVFGVTFPHASIHTLTVASGALQPLSFAVDVRPTTPTVAVVTPTTAKGQLAYTGSDATGALPWALALVIAGAGLIGVRTLRRRHAQR; from the coding sequence GTGCGCCGCAGCACTTCCACCGTCCGACGCGCCTGCGCGCTCGGGACCACCGCCGCGCTCATCGCGCTGACGACCGGTCTCGGCATCGCGACCGCGACGGCAGCACACGCCGAGGGCGCCGACACGTCGGTCCCGACGCAGACCGCGCCGGCCGACCCGACGCCGACCGACGCGCCGACGGACACCACGCCGACGGACGCGCCGACCGACCCGGCACCGACGGACGCGCCGACCGACACCGCGACGGACGCGCCGACGAGCACGCCGACGAGCACCACGGCACCGTCCGCTCCCGCACGGAACCAGACGCCGTCGGCCGCGTCGACGGACGCACCGGTCACGCCGCTGGCCGCCGACCCCGCCGTCACCGTCTCCGGCGACACCAAGGTGGGCTCGCAGCTCACGGCGGACACGACCGGGTTCGACGAGGACGGCTCGTTCAAGTACGTCTGGACCGAAGCCGACGCCGGCCCGACGCCGACGACGATCGCCAAGACCAAGACCTTCACGGTCGACCAGACCGAGGCGGGCAAGCAGCTCGTCGTGACCGTGACCGGCGACCTGCCGGGCGGCGGCAAGGAGACCGTGACCTCGGACCCCTCTGCGGTCATCACGCAGGACCCGGTGTTCGTCGACGCGGACGGCAAGCCCATCACCGAGGGCACCGAGGCGGACGTCGACGTGCTGCCCCTCGAGGCCACCGCCGGTGACCCGTTCTCGTACACGTTCCGCGCCCAGGGGTACCCGGCGCCGACCTACAAACTCGACTGGTATTACGGCGACGAGGAGGACTCCGCCGACTCGATCGTCGAGTCGAAGTCGCAGGCGGACTCCATCGCGATCGGGTACGGCTTCGAGGAGGACGACGACTTCACCGTCGACGACCAGCTCCCCGAGGGCATCACGTTCGACCCGACCACGGGCGAGCTGAGCGGCACCGCCACCCTCGCGTCGTTCTACGACTTCGCCGTCACGGCCACGAGCGGTGACGTCTCGACCACGCAGTACGTCGAGCTGACCGTCGACCACGCCGCCGCGTTCGGCATCACCGCGTTCACGACCGACGAGAAGTCGATCACCGCGCGGGACAAGCGCATCTGGCTCATCCAGCCCGACGGCTCGATCTACACCGTCGACCTGTCGACCGACGAGGACGGCTTCCCCGAGGAGCTCACCCTCACGCCGACCGGCCGTCCCACCGTGGCGCAGGGCGGCACGCTCATCGTGTCGGGCTCGCCCGTCGACCGCTTCGGCAACGACGCGTCGGACTTCGACGACGAGGGCAACCCCACGTTCGTCCCGACGGTGACCTCGAACGTCGCCACCGACGTGGTCGCGCCGTACGAGGAGAACGGTGCCGAGGGGCAGGGCGTCTTCGGCGTCACGTTCCCGCACGCGTCGATCCACACCCTCACGGTCGCGAGCGGCGCGCTGCAGCCGCTCTCGTTCGCGGTCGACGTGCGTCCGACCACCCCGACGGTGGCCGTCGTCACGCCCACCACCGCGAAGGGCCAGCTCGCCTACACCGGTTCCGACGCGACGGGTGCCCTCCCCTGGGCCCTCGCACTCGTCATCGCCGGCGCCGGTCTGATCGGTGTGCGCACGCTGCGCCGCCGTCACGCCCAGCGCTGA